The following proteins come from a genomic window of Corynebacterium sp. P4-C1:
- a CDS encoding ABC transporter permease yields MFVALRDLLNAKGRFGLIAGVVALVTFLVVMLTGLTAGLGKQNTSALEALDPAAVTFEDPENPSYTTSRIAHADEGTIPLGTGQTLMTRADGSEDSVAILGLPSGTELPTGQVLGDHAIASESLKLSDGESITIGGAPVTVDAQAQDLYFSHSPVLWVPTETWQAAMHTDAVGTVELSENKDTAPEGSTSVSGSFSALPAYSSEQGSLKMIQGFLYLISALVTVAFLSVWTAQRTRDLSILKAIGASNRYLLKDSIGQAAVILAIGALIGTAAAAGLGLLAAKAAPFVLTPASVILPAVAIWILGMGGAALATRSISRVDPQLALGGAA; encoded by the coding sequence ATGTTTGTTGCACTGAGAGATTTGCTGAATGCCAAAGGGCGGTTCGGCCTTATCGCCGGCGTCGTCGCGCTGGTGACTTTCCTCGTGGTCATGCTCACCGGGCTCACCGCCGGACTGGGCAAGCAGAACACATCTGCGCTTGAAGCCTTGGACCCCGCCGCCGTGACCTTCGAGGACCCGGAGAACCCGTCCTACACCACCTCCCGCATCGCCCACGCCGATGAAGGAACTATCCCGCTGGGCACCGGTCAGACGCTGATGACGCGTGCTGACGGCTCGGAGGATTCTGTCGCTATCCTCGGCCTTCCTTCCGGCACCGAGCTGCCGACTGGGCAGGTCCTAGGCGACCACGCCATCGCGTCTGAGTCGCTGAAGCTTTCCGACGGCGAGTCCATCACTATCGGCGGTGCCCCCGTCACGGTGGATGCCCAGGCTCAAGACTTGTACTTCTCCCACTCCCCTGTGCTGTGGGTTCCGACTGAGACCTGGCAGGCCGCCATGCACACCGATGCAGTGGGCACGGTCGAGCTGTCGGAGAACAAGGACACTGCGCCGGAGGGTTCCACCTCTGTGTCGGGCTCCTTCTCCGCGCTTCCCGCATACTCGTCCGAGCAGGGCTCGCTGAAGATGATCCAGGGCTTCCTGTACCTGATTTCCGCCCTGGTCACCGTCGCCTTCCTGAGCGTGTGGACAGCACAGCGCACCCGCGACCTGTCCATCCTCAAAGCCATCGGCGCGTCCAACCGTTACCTGCTTAAGGACAGCATTGGTCAGGCGGCCGTCATCCTCGCTATCGGCGCGCTCATCGGCACCGCGGCCGCGGCTGGTCTGGGCCTTCTGGCCGCGAAGGCAGCTCCGTTCGTTCTCACTCCCGCCAGCGTCATCCTTCCGGCCGTGGCCATCTGGATCCTCGGCATGGGCGGCGCCGCACTCGCCACCCGTTCTATCTCCCGCGTTGACCCGCAACTCGCACTTGGAGGTGCAGCTTAA
- a CDS encoding ABC transporter ATP-binding protein has protein sequence MTTATDLRGPSQSTTSAVPSLAMKDVTVTFPDGDGRITALDNATLSADPGTVTFVVGASGSGKSTLLSAAAGLLTPDSGSVEVAGEPISDEVRLNRIGMVFQQPNLIASLTVRDQLLVTEHIRGVRGKALKEKAAHADQLLELVGLAGLGDRRMQQLSGGQRQRVGIARALMGTPSLLLADEPTAALDTNRSQEIIKLLRNVTEELGPACLIVTHETELIGDGDRVIEVSDGHVRQG, from the coding sequence ATGACTACCGCTACTGATCTCCGCGGCCCGTCCCAGTCCACCACCAGCGCCGTGCCTTCCCTGGCGATGAAGGATGTCACCGTCACCTTCCCCGACGGCGACGGCCGCATCACCGCGCTGGACAACGCCACCCTGTCCGCTGACCCGGGCACCGTCACGTTCGTCGTCGGCGCTTCCGGCTCCGGCAAGTCCACGCTGTTGTCCGCCGCCGCGGGCCTACTCACTCCCGATTCCGGCTCCGTCGAAGTGGCCGGCGAGCCGATCAGCGACGAGGTCCGCCTCAACCGCATCGGAATGGTCTTCCAGCAGCCGAACCTGATCGCCTCCCTCACCGTGCGCGACCAGCTGCTGGTCACCGAGCACATCCGCGGTGTGCGCGGCAAGGCGCTCAAGGAGAAGGCAGCCCACGCCGACCAGCTGCTCGAGCTCGTGGGACTCGCTGGCCTGGGCGACCGCCGCATGCAGCAGCTTTCCGGCGGGCAGCGCCAGCGCGTCGGCATCGCCCGCGCACTCATGGGCACACCGAGCCTCCTGCTTGCCGACGAGCCCACCGCCGCCTTGGACACCAACCGTTCCCAGGAGATCATCAAGCTACTCCGCAATGTCACCGAGGAACTGGGGCCGGCTTGCCTCATCGTCACCCACGAGACCGAGTTGATCGGCGACGGCGACCGCGTCATCGAGGTCTCCGACGGCCACGTGCGCCAGGGCTAG
- a CDS encoding Fpg/Nei family DNA glycosylase: MPEGHVLHRLARTLNADFRSGPVEVTSPQGRFAEEAALIDGSLLTRATAHGKHLFISFRNEQTGHDHTVYIHLGLIGSLRFEPAEEEWGQMRLHISNGETAANLRGPQKCELMTEGEAAAIVDKSGFDPIVDVHPPEALWECVHRSKRGIGSQLMDQKLFAGVGNIYRAEVLFRHGIDPVLPGNQLDHSQFDAIWTDLSELMAYGVEHGRIDTVRPEHTPEAMGRAPRKDDHGGEVYVYRRAADPCYVCGTPIETKVVEGRKLYWCPGCQ; the protein is encoded by the coding sequence ATGCCTGAAGGTCACGTTCTCCACCGCCTCGCCCGCACCCTCAACGCAGACTTCCGCTCGGGCCCGGTGGAGGTGACCAGCCCGCAAGGCAGGTTCGCGGAAGAGGCGGCGCTTATCGACGGCTCCCTTCTCACCCGCGCCACCGCCCACGGCAAGCACCTGTTCATCTCCTTCCGAAATGAACAGACCGGACACGACCACACCGTGTACATCCACCTGGGGCTGATCGGCTCACTCCGCTTTGAACCCGCGGAGGAGGAGTGGGGCCAGATGCGGCTGCACATCTCCAACGGTGAGACAGCCGCGAACCTGCGCGGCCCGCAGAAATGCGAGTTGATGACGGAAGGGGAGGCGGCTGCGATCGTCGATAAGTCCGGCTTCGACCCCATCGTCGACGTGCACCCGCCCGAGGCTCTGTGGGAATGCGTGCACCGCTCGAAGCGCGGAATCGGCTCCCAGCTGATGGACCAGAAGCTCTTCGCCGGCGTGGGCAATATCTACCGTGCTGAAGTCCTGTTCCGGCACGGAATCGACCCTGTGCTGCCGGGCAACCAGCTCGACCACAGCCAATTCGACGCCATCTGGACCGATCTCTCCGAGCTGATGGCGTACGGCGTTGAACACGGCCGCATCGACACTGTGCGTCCCGAGCACACTCCCGAGGCCATGGGACGTGCCCCCCGCAAGGACGATCACGGCGGCGAAGTCTACGTCTACCGCCGCGCCGCCGACCCCTGCTATGTCTGCGGCACCCCGATCGAGACGAAGGTGGTCGAGGGCCGCAAGCTGTACTGGTGCCCCGGCTGCCAGTAG
- the rraA gene encoding ribonuclease E activity regulator RraA: MADIQFIATADIADIHDTEVRSCDIQFRDLGGNTEFCGEIHTISCFQDNGLVKKTLNSPGEGKVLVVDGHGSMHTALMGDMIAAAGVENGWAGVIINGPIRDSAEVATMNFGCKALGTNPRKSKKDAVGEENIVLRLGGVDFVPGQYVYADSDGVVVSESPVEPK; encoded by the coding sequence ATGGCCGACATCCAGTTCATTGCCACCGCCGACATCGCCGACATCCACGACACCGAAGTGCGCAGCTGCGACATCCAGTTCCGCGACCTCGGCGGCAACACGGAGTTCTGCGGTGAGATCCACACCATCTCCTGCTTCCAGGACAACGGCCTGGTCAAAAAGACGCTGAATTCGCCGGGGGAGGGCAAGGTGCTCGTCGTCGACGGCCACGGCAGCATGCACACCGCCCTCATGGGCGACATGATCGCCGCGGCCGGCGTGGAGAACGGCTGGGCCGGCGTGATCATCAACGGCCCGATCCGCGACTCCGCCGAAGTGGCCACGATGAACTTCGGCTGCAAGGCGTTGGGCACGAACCCGCGCAAGTCGAAAAAGGACGCCGTGGGCGAGGAGAATATCGTCCTGCGCCTCGGCGGAGTCGACTTCGTGCCCGGCCAGTACGTCTACGCCGATTCCGACGGTGTCGTCGTCTCCGAATCCCCCGTCGAACCGAAATAG
- the aceA gene encoding isocitrate lyase, translating into MTTTGQARTAQEIQKDWDENPRWKGVTRDYTAEQVAELQGTVVEEQTLARRGSEILWEGITKGDGSYIHALGALTGNQAVQQVRAGLQAVYLSGWQVAGDANLSGNTYPDQSLYPANSVPNVVRRINNALTRADQVSRVEGDTSVDNWLVPIVADGEAGFGGALNVYELQRAMIQAGAAGTHWEDQLASEKKCGHLGGKVLIPTQQHIRTLSSARLAADVLNVPTVVIGRTDAEAATLLTSDVDERDAKFLTGERSAEGYYYVKNGVEPCIDRAKSYAPYADLIWMETGTPDLELAKKFADGVHEEFPDQLLAYNCSPSFNWASHLDEEEIAKFQKELGKMGFVFQFITLAGFHALNYSMFDLAHGYAREGMPAFVDLQNREFKAASERGFTAVKHQREVGAGYFDRVATTVDPNSSTTALKGSTEEGQF; encoded by the coding sequence ATGACCACCACTGGACAGGCTCGTACTGCTCAGGAAATCCAGAAGGACTGGGACGAGAACCCCCGCTGGAAGGGCGTGACCCGCGATTACACCGCAGAGCAGGTCGCTGAGCTGCAGGGCACCGTCGTCGAGGAGCAGACCCTCGCACGTCGCGGTTCCGAGATCCTCTGGGAAGGCATCACCAAGGGTGACGGTTCCTACATCCACGCTCTGGGCGCCCTGACCGGTAACCAGGCTGTGCAGCAGGTGCGTGCTGGCCTGCAGGCTGTCTACCTCTCCGGCTGGCAGGTCGCAGGTGACGCAAACCTCTCCGGCAACACCTACCCGGACCAGTCCCTGTACCCGGCTAACTCCGTCCCGAACGTTGTGCGCCGCATCAACAACGCTCTGACCCGCGCAGACCAGGTCTCCCGCGTCGAAGGTGACACCTCCGTGGACAACTGGCTCGTCCCGATCGTCGCTGACGGCGAGGCCGGCTTCGGTGGCGCCCTCAACGTCTACGAGCTGCAGCGTGCAATGATCCAGGCCGGTGCCGCTGGTACCCACTGGGAGGACCAGCTCGCTTCCGAGAAGAAGTGCGGCCACCTGGGCGGCAAGGTCCTCATCCCGACCCAGCAGCACATCCGCACCCTGTCCTCTGCCCGTCTGGCAGCTGACGTTCTCAACGTCCCGACCGTCGTCATCGGCCGTACCGACGCTGAGGCCGCAACCCTGCTGACCTCGGACGTCGACGAGCGCGACGCGAAGTTCCTGACCGGTGAGCGTTCCGCTGAGGGCTACTACTACGTCAAGAACGGCGTCGAGCCTTGCATCGACCGTGCGAAGTCCTACGCTCCGTACGCCGACCTGATCTGGATGGAGACCGGTACTCCGGACCTCGAGCTGGCGAAGAAGTTCGCCGACGGCGTCCACGAGGAGTTCCCGGACCAGCTCCTGGCCTACAACTGCTCCCCGTCCTTCAACTGGGCTTCCCACCTGGACGAGGAAGAGATCGCCAAGTTCCAGAAGGAGCTGGGCAAAATGGGCTTCGTGTTCCAGTTCATCACCCTGGCTGGCTTCCACGCCCTCAACTACTCCATGTTCGACCTGGCTCACGGCTACGCTCGCGAGGGCATGCCGGCGTTCGTCGACCTGCAGAACCGCGAGTTCAAGGCTGCTTCCGAGCGCGGCTTCACCGCTGTGAAGCACCAGCGCGAGGTCGGCGCAGGCTACTTCGACCGCGTCGCCACCACCGTCGACCCGAACTCCTCCACCACCGCCCTGAAGGGCTCCACCGAGGAGGGCCAGTTCTAA
- a CDS encoding malate synthase G, with translation MTTPQFEDRTERVEAAGLQVARPLYDFVTEKLLPEIDIDAEKFWADTASYFADLTPKNKALLARRDELQEQMDQYYRENPGQPDPAAHEEYLRSIGYLVDQPLDGAIRTENVDAEFADVAGPQLVVPITNARFAINAANARYGSLYDALYGTDVIPTDGGAEPGKGYNPVRGDRVIEWARTFLDEAVPLEGASHADVDSYEVTEDGALKITAGGNEVALKNPEAYLGYQGDKNDPSGIVLRNNNLHLIIQIDREHPVGKTDRAGVADVLLESAVSAIMDFEDSAAAVDGTDKAAAYETWFGLNKGDISETVTKGDKSFERTQVDDLVYTTKDGAEETLHGRAMMLCRNVGHLMTNPAILVDGEEVPEGLLDGLITVAAAIPGLREDNPHRNSRTGSMYIVKPKQHGPEEVAFTNEIFDRVEEILGLPKNTVKVGVMDEERRTSVNLDACIMEAAERLVFINTGFLDRTGDEIHTSMHAGPMVRKADMQTAPWKQAYENHNVDAGLAHDLPGRAQIGKGMWAETEHMAKMLEKKIGQPREGANTAWVPSPTGATLHVTHYHQVDVHEVQDELRAAGRRDSLKDLLTVPVNTAGDNWSDEEKAEELDNNCQSILGYVVRWVEQGVGCSKVPDIHDVDLMEDRATLRISSQILANWILHGVVTEQQVLDSLERMAVKVDEQNAGDPNYLPMAKDYDKSIGFQAAKDLIFKGTESPAGYTEPILHAKRREFKAAHGLA, from the coding sequence ATGACTACGCCGCAATTCGAGGACCGCACCGAGCGCGTTGAGGCCGCAGGGCTGCAGGTCGCCCGACCGCTCTACGATTTTGTGACGGAGAAGCTTCTGCCGGAGATCGACATCGACGCCGAGAAGTTCTGGGCTGACACCGCTTCCTATTTCGCGGACCTGACTCCGAAGAATAAGGCGCTGCTCGCCCGCCGCGACGAGCTGCAGGAGCAGATGGACCAGTACTACCGCGAGAACCCGGGCCAGCCCGATCCGGCCGCGCACGAGGAGTATCTGCGTTCCATCGGCTATCTGGTGGACCAGCCGCTCGATGGCGCGATTCGCACGGAGAACGTCGACGCGGAATTCGCCGACGTCGCGGGGCCGCAGCTGGTCGTTCCCATCACCAACGCCCGTTTTGCCATCAACGCAGCTAACGCGCGTTACGGTTCGCTTTACGACGCGCTGTACGGCACCGATGTCATCCCCACTGACGGTGGGGCCGAGCCGGGCAAGGGCTACAACCCGGTCCGCGGCGACCGCGTTATCGAGTGGGCTCGCACCTTCCTCGATGAGGCTGTCCCGCTCGAGGGCGCATCCCACGCCGATGTCGACTCTTACGAGGTCACTGAAGACGGCGCCCTGAAGATCACCGCCGGGGGCAATGAGGTCGCGCTGAAGAACCCGGAGGCTTACCTCGGTTACCAGGGCGACAAGAACGATCCGTCCGGCATCGTGCTGCGCAACAACAACCTGCACCTGATCATCCAGATCGACCGCGAGCACCCGGTGGGCAAGACCGACCGCGCCGGCGTCGCCGACGTCCTGCTGGAGTCCGCGGTCTCCGCGATCATGGACTTCGAGGACTCCGCAGCGGCTGTCGACGGCACTGATAAGGCCGCCGCGTACGAGACCTGGTTCGGTCTGAACAAGGGCGATATTTCCGAGACGGTGACAAAGGGCGACAAGAGCTTTGAGCGCACCCAGGTCGATGACCTCGTCTACACCACCAAGGACGGTGCCGAGGAGACGCTGCACGGCCGCGCGATGATGCTGTGCCGCAACGTCGGCCACCTGATGACTAACCCGGCGATCCTCGTCGACGGCGAAGAGGTGCCGGAAGGCCTGCTTGACGGCTTGATCACGGTAGCCGCCGCGATCCCGGGCCTGCGCGAGGACAACCCGCACCGCAACTCCCGCACCGGGTCGATGTACATCGTGAAGCCGAAGCAGCACGGTCCGGAGGAGGTCGCCTTCACCAACGAGATCTTCGACCGTGTGGAGGAAATCCTGGGCCTGCCGAAGAACACCGTCAAGGTGGGCGTCATGGACGAGGAGCGCCGCACCTCCGTGAACCTGGATGCCTGCATCATGGAAGCCGCCGAGCGCCTCGTGTTCATCAACACCGGCTTCCTGGACCGTACCGGCGACGAGATCCACACCTCCATGCACGCCGGCCCGATGGTGCGCAAGGCGGATATGCAGACCGCGCCGTGGAAGCAGGCCTACGAGAACCACAATGTCGACGCAGGTCTCGCGCACGATCTTCCGGGCCGCGCCCAGATCGGTAAGGGCATGTGGGCAGAGACCGAGCACATGGCCAAGATGCTGGAGAAGAAGATCGGCCAGCCGCGCGAGGGCGCCAACACCGCGTGGGTCCCCTCCCCGACCGGTGCGACGCTGCACGTCACCCACTACCACCAGGTCGACGTCCACGAGGTGCAGGACGAGCTGCGCGCGGCGGGCCGCCGCGATTCCTTGAAGGACCTGCTCACCGTTCCGGTCAACACCGCGGGCGACAACTGGTCCGACGAGGAGAAGGCCGAGGAGCTGGACAACAACTGCCAGTCCATCTTGGGCTACGTGGTCCGTTGGGTCGAGCAGGGCGTGGGCTGCTCCAAGGTGCCGGACATCCACGATGTGGACCTGATGGAGGACCGCGCTACTCTGCGCATTTCTTCCCAGATCCTGGCCAACTGGATCCTTCACGGCGTGGTCACCGAGCAACAGGTCCTCGACTCCCTCGAGCGCATGGCGGTCAAGGTCGACGAGCAGAACGCCGGCGACCCGAACTACCTGCCGATGGCCAAGGACTACGACAAGTCCATCGGCTTTCAGGCGGCGAAGGACCTCATCTTCAAGGGCACCGAGTCCCCGGCCGGATACACCGAGCCGATCCTGCACGCCAAGCGCCGCGAGTTCAAGGCGGCTCACGGTCTCGCTTAG
- a CDS encoding DUF1846 domain-containing protein has product MVYSIGFDREKYIEMQSAHISERRKEIGGKLYLEMGGKLFDDHHASRVLPGFTPDNKIAMLERIKEEVEIIVCVGAGDLVRQKVRADLGITYEDEVLRLIDVFRERGFLVDNVVITQYEKGSEQADAFRDKLESLGVTVSLHHVIPGYPNDISTIVSEQGFGRNDYVETSRDVVVMTAPGPGSGKLATCLSQVYLDNQRGIQAGYAKFETFPIWNLPLSHPVNLAYEAATVDLDDINVIDQYHLAAYGEQVSSYNRDIDVFPLLKALLREATGTEPYQSPTDMGVNMAGYCISDDEACRYAANQEIIRRFLAAQVDARRGDAAPDDPDRAANVMRKAGLKVGDRPVVGPALAVAERTGNPGAALELPDGEIVTGKTSDLLGPSAAVLLNALKKLAGIDDEVHLLSPDSIEPIQTLKTRYLGSRNPRLHTDEVLIALSASASADNNARLALEQLQSLRGCDAHITTILGSVDEGIFRSLGVLATTEPEYWRKALYHRR; this is encoded by the coding sequence GTGGTGTACAGCATCGGTTTTGACCGCGAGAAATATATTGAAATGCAGTCGGCGCACATTTCGGAGCGCCGCAAAGAAATCGGCGGAAAGCTCTACCTCGAGATGGGTGGCAAGCTTTTCGACGACCACCACGCCTCCCGCGTTCTGCCGGGCTTCACGCCCGACAATAAGATCGCGATGCTGGAGCGCATCAAGGAAGAGGTGGAGATCATTGTCTGCGTCGGCGCCGGGGACCTCGTGCGCCAGAAGGTGCGCGCGGATCTGGGCATCACGTACGAAGACGAGGTTTTGCGGCTTATCGACGTCTTCCGTGAGCGCGGATTCCTCGTCGACAACGTGGTGATCACCCAGTACGAAAAGGGCTCCGAGCAGGCTGATGCGTTCCGGGACAAACTGGAGAGCCTCGGTGTCACCGTGAGCCTGCACCACGTCATCCCGGGTTATCCGAACGACATCTCCACGATCGTTTCCGAGCAGGGCTTCGGCCGCAACGACTATGTTGAGACCTCCCGCGATGTCGTGGTGATGACCGCGCCCGGCCCGGGTTCCGGCAAGCTCGCCACGTGCCTGAGCCAGGTCTACTTGGACAATCAGCGTGGAATCCAGGCGGGGTACGCCAAATTCGAGACCTTCCCCATCTGGAACCTGCCTTTGTCGCACCCGGTGAACTTGGCGTACGAGGCCGCGACAGTGGACCTCGACGACATCAATGTCATCGATCAATACCACTTGGCCGCCTACGGTGAGCAAGTTTCCTCCTACAACCGGGACATCGACGTCTTCCCGCTGCTCAAGGCGCTGCTGCGTGAGGCCACGGGCACCGAGCCCTACCAGTCCCCCACGGACATGGGCGTGAACATGGCCGGCTACTGCATTTCTGACGATGAGGCGTGCCGGTACGCGGCGAATCAAGAGATCATCCGCCGTTTCCTGGCCGCGCAGGTGGACGCGCGCCGGGGTGATGCAGCCCCCGATGATCCGGACCGCGCCGCGAACGTCATGCGGAAGGCCGGGCTGAAGGTCGGGGACCGTCCGGTGGTCGGTCCCGCTCTGGCCGTCGCGGAACGCACCGGCAACCCGGGTGCAGCGCTTGAACTGCCGGACGGCGAGATTGTCACAGGCAAGACCTCCGACCTGCTGGGGCCGTCGGCGGCTGTGCTGCTCAACGCGCTGAAGAAGCTCGCCGGCATCGACGACGAAGTGCACTTGCTCTCGCCCGATTCCATCGAACCGATCCAGACGCTGAAGACGCGCTACCTGGGGTCCCGGAACCCGCGCCTGCACACCGACGAGGTGCTCATCGCTCTGTCGGCATCCGCATCGGCGGACAACAACGCGCGGCTCGCTCTCGAGCAGCTGCAGTCCCTGCGCGGATGCGATGCCCACATCACCACCATCCTCGGTTCGGTCGATGAGGGCATCTTCCGCTCGCTCGGCGTGCTGGCCACGACGGAGCCCGAGTACTGGCGAAAGGCGCTCTACCACCGGCGGTAG
- a CDS encoding rhodanese-related sulfurtransferase has protein sequence MPSKILLYYQFRPIPDPEAVRLWQRDLCEGLGLNGRIIISPDGINGTVGGDMDACKAYVRKTKEYFRGIEFKWSEGGADDFPKLSVKVRDEIVSFGTPEELRVDDRGVVGGGTHLSPEQVNELAASRDDVVFFDGRNAYEAEIGKFKNAVVPDVNTTHDFISELESGKYDWMKDKPVISYCTGGIRCEILSSLMINRGFEEVYQIDGGIVRYGEKFGNQGLWEGSLYVFDKRMHTEFGPESDEDFVQVGHCVHCGEASNQHYNCANEPHCRQQYVSCEACREKTPYCPACS, from the coding sequence ATGCCCAGCAAAATTCTGCTCTACTACCAGTTCCGCCCGATCCCGGACCCTGAAGCGGTCCGTCTGTGGCAGCGAGACCTGTGTGAGGGGCTCGGGCTCAACGGCCGCATCATCATCTCCCCCGACGGGATCAACGGCACCGTCGGCGGCGACATGGATGCCTGCAAGGCGTACGTGCGCAAGACCAAGGAGTATTTCCGCGGGATCGAGTTCAAGTGGTCCGAAGGCGGAGCCGACGATTTTCCGAAGCTCAGCGTGAAGGTGCGCGACGAGATCGTCTCTTTCGGCACGCCGGAGGAATTGCGTGTCGACGACCGCGGTGTCGTCGGCGGCGGCACCCACCTCTCGCCGGAGCAGGTCAACGAGCTGGCGGCCAGCCGCGACGACGTGGTTTTCTTCGACGGGCGCAACGCTTACGAGGCTGAGATCGGAAAGTTCAAGAACGCCGTCGTGCCGGACGTGAACACCACCCACGACTTCATTTCGGAGCTCGAATCCGGCAAGTACGACTGGATGAAGGACAAACCGGTCATCTCCTACTGCACCGGTGGCATCCGTTGCGAGATCCTGTCGTCGTTGATGATCAACCGCGGGTTCGAAGAGGTCTACCAGATTGATGGCGGCATCGTCCGCTACGGTGAGAAATTCGGTAATCAGGGCCTGTGGGAAGGTTCACTCTACGTCTTCGACAAACGCATGCACACCGAATTCGGCCCCGAGAGCGACGAGGACTTCGTCCAAGTCGGCCACTGCGTGCACTGCGGTGAAGCATCGAACCAGCACTACAACTGCGCCAATGAGCCTCACTGCCGGCAGCAGTACGTCAGCTGCGAGGCGTGCCGGGAGAAAACGCCTTATTGCCCCGCCTGCAGCTAG
- a CDS encoding universal stress protein: MNNYPLTPELLPHVGEERPLRILVGWDQSGEEALDFASWLARTAPCSIRVVSTAPRPWTSLRGKKSKKFKKWFKQTENKRRSAIRSTLKDQVPREAWDKDWAVFRDGSPRHELISAEAREFQADLILLGSKSKAKKGRFLATSTADAMMHYSPVSVGLAPRAVKLSKKGITRVNYVFLEDRKEASIRGMKVAATVAMLLDVDLRIMAFSPRETYSYEAEFEADAPLIDEWNESSLALLDRARDCVSDTAATLGIPEPKNFEVETCVSSGDGWKRVVDSQKWKKGDILFLDSQPTERARVLTNARTEDFLAHAPVPVVIFP, from the coding sequence ATGAATAATTACCCCCTTACTCCGGAGCTCCTCCCGCATGTCGGCGAGGAGCGTCCTTTACGCATCCTCGTGGGGTGGGACCAGTCGGGCGAGGAAGCACTCGACTTCGCCTCGTGGCTCGCGCGCACCGCACCGTGCTCGATCCGCGTGGTCAGCACCGCGCCGCGCCCGTGGACCTCATTGCGCGGCAAGAAAAGCAAGAAATTCAAGAAGTGGTTCAAGCAGACCGAAAATAAGCGCCGCTCCGCGATCCGCTCCACGCTCAAGGACCAGGTTCCGCGCGAAGCCTGGGACAAGGATTGGGCGGTATTCCGCGACGGCTCACCGCGCCACGAGCTCATTTCCGCCGAGGCCCGGGAATTTCAGGCGGACCTCATCTTGCTCGGCTCGAAGTCGAAAGCAAAGAAAGGCCGTTTTTTGGCCACCTCGACAGCCGATGCGATGATGCATTATTCGCCGGTTTCCGTCGGCTTGGCGCCGCGCGCGGTCAAGCTGTCGAAGAAGGGCATCACCCGCGTCAACTACGTCTTCCTCGAGGACCGCAAAGAAGCGTCCATACGCGGCATGAAGGTGGCGGCGACGGTGGCCATGCTTCTCGACGTCGACCTGCGCATCATGGCCTTCTCCCCGAGGGAGACCTACAGCTACGAGGCGGAATTCGAGGCGGACGCGCCGCTTATCGACGAATGGAACGAATCCTCCCTCGCCCTGCTCGACCGCGCCCGCGACTGCGTCAGCGACACCGCCGCAACACTAGGTATTCCGGAGCCGAAGAATTTCGAGGTGGAGACCTGCGTCAGTTCCGGCGACGGCTGGAAGCGCGTGGTGGACTCCCAAAAGTGGAAGAAGGGCGACATCCTCTTCCTCGACTCGCAGCCGACAGAGCGCGCCCGCGTGCTCACCAACGCCCGCACCGAGGACTTCCTCGCCCACGCGCCTGTGCCGGTGGTCATTTTCCCGTAG
- a CDS encoding MarR family winged helix-turn-helix transcriptional regulator: protein MSQDPTEDAYEVAREIRPFLTKLYVAYFRISEQSDITGPQLSIMERLIEKGPMRISQLAQEEGIRMPTASNTLHQLEQRDLVRRVRDETDRRGVKVEITDKGIEEHNRVADERTRYVAEMVATLDADSLQQLKEATPALAALATSYNTGNIE from the coding sequence ATGTCACAAGATCCAACTGAGGATGCGTACGAAGTCGCGCGCGAGATCCGTCCATTTTTAACAAAGCTTTATGTCGCTTATTTCCGCATCTCCGAGCAATCGGATATTACGGGCCCGCAGCTTTCCATCATGGAGCGCCTCATTGAGAAGGGCCCGATGCGTATTAGCCAACTCGCTCAGGAGGAGGGTATCCGCATGCCCACCGCCTCGAACACTCTGCACCAGCTCGAGCAGCGTGACCTTGTGCGCCGTGTCCGCGACGAAACGGACCGCCGCGGGGTGAAGGTGGAGATCACCGACAAGGGCATCGAAGAGCACAACCGCGTCGCCGATGAGCGCACGCGCTATGTCGCCGAGATGGTAGCCACCCTCGACGCGGACTCCCTTCAGCAGCTCAAGGAGGCCACCCCGGCGCTGGCCGCACTAGCGACGTCCTACAACACCGGCAATATCGAATAG